Below is a window of Polyangiaceae bacterium DNA.
CGCTATTTCTCCACGGACAAGCGCAAGTTCATCATCGCCGACACGCCCGGGCACGTGCAGTACACGCGCAACATGGCCACCGGGGCCTCGACCGCCGATCTCGCCATCATCCTGATCGACGCCCGGCTGGGCGTGCTCCAGCAGTCGCGCCGGCACGCCTACATCGCCGCGTTGCTTGGCATCCCCGAGCTGGCCGTGTGCGTGAACAAGATGGACCTAGTCGGGTTCGAGCGCGGCGTCTTCGAGCAGATCCGCGCCGACTTCGCCAGCTTCGCGGAGAAGCTCGGCTTCTCCGGCGTGAGCTTCATTCCGGTGAGCGCTCTGGCCGGGGACAACGTGGTCAGCCGGAGCGAGCGGGCGCCTTGGTACGAAGGCCCGACCCTGCTCGAGCACCTTGAGACGGTGGACGTCACCGGGGCGGTGTCCGGCGCGGAGCTCCGCTTCCCGGTGCAGGTGGTGATCCGCCCGGACCTGAACTACCGGGCGTTCGCGGGCCAGATCGCGGCGGGCAGCGTCGCCAAGGGAGACGAGATCCTGGTCTTGCCCTCGCGCAAGCGCTCTCGGGTCCTCGCCATCGACAGCTTCGCCGGCGAGCTCGAGCGCGCGTCCGCGCCCATGAGCGTGTCCATCCGGCTGGCGGACGAGATCGACGTGAGTCGCGGCGACATGCTCGTGCACCCGAGCGCGATCCCAAGCGTGGGTCGTCGCCTCGACGCCATGCTGGTCTGGATGGGCGAGCGCGCCCTCGACCCGCAGCGCAGCTATTTCTTGAAGCACACCACGCAGTACGTCCGCGCGGAGGTGGAGCGCGTCTCGCACACCATCGACCTCGAGACGCTGGAGCCGGTCTCGGCCACCCACCTCGAGCTGAACGACATCGGGCGCGTCACGCTCTCGTGTCACCGCCCGCTCTACTCGGATCCCTACGCGAAGAGCCGAACCACCGGCGCCTTCGTGCTCATCGACGCCATCACCAACAACACGGTGGCGGCAGGCATGATCCTGGAGGCAGGGCTGGGCGAGCCGGAGAGCGAGCGCACCGGTCCGGTGGGGCGCCCGCGCTCGCTGGTCAGCCGGGCGGAGCGCCACGCGCGCCTCGGGCAGTCGGGGGCGGCGATCTGGCTGGCGGGGCTCCCGGCCTCGGGCAAGAGCAGCATCGCTTACGCGCTCGAGCGCGTGCTCTTCGACCGCGGCAAGGTCGCGGTCGTGATGGACCCGAACGACGATGTCACCGGCGAGCTGGGGCCGGGCGGGGGCAGCCCGCCGCACGCTCCGGAGGTGGCGCGGCGCCTCGCGGACGCCGGGCTCATCGGCATCTTCGCCTTCGAGTCACCGCTGGCCAGCGACCGGGCGCAGATCCGCGCGCTGGTCGGCGCGCTGCGCTACTTCGAAGTCCACGTGGCGACTCCCCTCGAGGTGTGCCGCGCGCGCGACACCCACGGCGCTTACGATAGAGCCCACGGCACACCACCGTTCGAGCCCCCCGCGAAGCCCGACATCGTCGTGTCCGCAGAGCACGACGACGCCGAGCACATCGCGAGCGCCATCGCAGCCGCGCTGGAGGCGCGCGGAATAGTCTGAGCTCAGCCCCGCTTGTCGTGCCGCTCGTACTCCTTCTGCAGGATCTTGGCCGCGACATCGCGCCCCCCTAGGCCGAAGGCCAGCGCCAAGGCCAGGCACACGGCGCCCAAGAGCAGCGCGAAGGCGATGGCGATGAGCTGACGGCCCACGCCGATCTGCTGCAGCGCCATCATCGACGAGAAGGCCACGATCCCGACGTGCGCCACGACGCCCAACGAGCGCACCAGGCGATCGGAGGAGGACTTGGTCAGCTCGTCGATGCGCTTCTTGGACCAGCTGCCTGCCCAGAGGCCCGCGCCCACCAGCACGGCCGCGACCAGCACGTTGGGCAAGAACGCGATCAGGCGGTCCAGCAAGCCGGCGAGCCCGCCCAGATCGAGCGTGCCGAGCACTTGTCGAGTGAACAGCAGCACCACCACCGCGCCCACGATCACTCCGGCGATGTCCGCCGGCGTGTGGATGCCGGCGCTGCCGTGGGAGCCGAGCAGGTCGTCCGTGCCTTCCTTGTCGGCGCCTTCGTCCCCCTTCATGCGCTGCTCGACCAGGTGCTTGGACTCCTCTTCCTGGGTCTTGGCCTCGGCGGTCAGGTGCTTGAACAGGCCGATGTGGACCATCAGCGTGTTGAAGCCCATGGCCGCGAGCAGCCGCGCGGCGACGTTGCCGGTCACGCGAGCCACCACCACGCCGATGGACATGAGCACCGCCGCCACCAGGAGCTTCGGCATGTAGACGTAGATGCGGTCGAGCATCGACCCGAGGGGCACGCTGATCTCCTTGATGTCCAGGCGCCCGACCGCGCTGATGGCGAAGTGCAGGAGCACGAACGCCATGGCGATGGAGCCCAGGATGCCGCTCAGGCTCTGATCCCGGGTCACGCGGCCGAAGCCGAGGCGCGCCATGCCTTTGTCCAGACCCACGCGCTCGAGCACGCCGGACACCAGCGTGCGCACCACACGCGAGAGCACGTATCCCACCGCGAGCAGGACCACGGCCGCAGCCACCTTGGGCAGGTAGGTCGTCACGGTCGCAAAGGCGCTGGACAGAGGCGCCGCCAGCGCGCCGATCTTCAGCGCTTCCAGCACCGGGATGGCGACCACCACCAGGATGAACCAATACGCCACGTCGCCGATGGTGTTGGTGAGCGGGTGCTCGGGGCGGACCTTGGCTTTCTTCTTCTTCTTGCCCTCGAGCTTCTCCTCGCTGACCTCTTCCGTGCGGACCGTGTCGGGCTCCTCGCCGGACAGCTTCTGCATGCGCTTCTCGAAGCCGATGCGTTCCAGCAGCGTCACGAGCAGCTTGCGGACGCCGGTCGCCACAAGGAATCCGACCAGGCCGATGACCACGGCTTTCATCAGGTTCGGCACGGCGCCGGCCACGTCGTTCAGCACCGTCAAGAGCGGTGCTGTTACGGCGGTGATGCCCAGGTAGCTGAAGAACGCCACCAGCACGAACGCCAAGAGCAGGTAATAGACGACCTTGGCCACTGCGCGCTCGACGCGCGAGCCGCGGTCACCGCCGGTCTCGAAGCCGACGAGCTCGGCGACCTTGTCGTCGACGGTGGTGCGCCGAAGCGCGGCGTAGAGCGACTTGTGAATGGCGTAGGCGATGAGCCATCCGCCGATCAGGACGGCGAGCGCGATGCCGAGCTTGGGGAGTCGGGGAATGGTGCTCTGCCAGAGATCTTGGAGCCACGGGGTGGATGCGAGCTGGGGCATGGGTCCTCCTCGCGGGGGAGCGTCCCCGAGCGGGCGAAGGACCACAAGAGCGCGCTCAGAACCGACGGACCGCGCCCACCCAGCCGGGCCCGACGCGGAGCGCGGTCGCGGGACCCTCCTTGTCGCTGCTCAGGAGCAGGTACGCGCCGCCGGCCAGCGCCAGCCCGCCGACGATGAAGCTCGCGCCGGAGACGGTGCCCAGCGTGCGACCCCGGTCCACCGCGTCCATGCCGTCGGCGTTGCAGCGCTTGTTCTCGTCGCAGTTGTCGTCCACGCGGCGCCGCTCGCCCAGCACCATCAGGCCCGTGATGGTGCCGACCGAGACCCCGACCAGGCCCACGCCGCCCAAGGCGTAACCCCAGGTCCGCCTCGAGCTGGACTTGGTCGCGCTCCGGTTGTCGCCTTCGTCTGGGGCCTTGGCACCGAGCGTCAGCACGACGCGCTCGGTCTGCCCCTCGCGCAGCGACACCCGGCGCTGGCTCGGCGCGTGACCCGGGGCTTCGACCGTGAGCTGGTGTGTGCCGGGATCCACGGGCAGCGCGGTGTCGAGCGCAGCGGCGCCCAGCTCGACGCCGTCACGCAGCACTCGCGTACCGGGCGGGGCTCCCGGCGCGAGCACTACCGTGAGCTTCGGCAGCTTGGGCTCGAGGGCGTTGGCGCGCCCGAGCGCGAGCGCGTGACGTTCGTCCGAGGCAGGCACGCGCTGAGTCACCTCGCGAAACAGCGTCCAAGCCGTGGCGAGGTGGCCGAGCCGCTCCTCGCAATCGGCTAGGTTCAGCACCGTGCCCGGCGCAGGATCCAGTCGATTGCTCTCACGGAACTTGGCGCACGCTCGGCTGAAGTCACCGGCCTTCGCCGCCTCGCGCCCCTCGGCGAACAGCGCCTCGGCCGTGGTCGCGTCACGCGTCTGGGCCGCGAGCCCCGGTGAGACCAGCGCCAGCGCGGCGACGACGAGTACGACCCTCATGCTCACCCTCCGGGACTATAGCCGCTTGTCGAACGGATTCGTGCTGGGAGGTTTGGGCTGCACCAACGTGGCCGTATTCGCGGGAGCCGCGCTCGCAGCGGGCTTCGGCGTCTTGGCCACCGGCTTCTTCACCGATGCGGGAGGAGCCGCGACCGGCGAGCGCGCCTCGGGCGTGACCTCCGGGGTCGGGGCCGGCTCGGTTGGTGGTGGAAGGGGCACGATGCGGGTCTCGGTCACCGTGGGCGCGATGCCTGCCGGCGTTGGCGCGATGGGCTCCGTCTTGCCTCGCCAAGCCAGCGCTCCCACGCCGAGCAGGAGCAGCAGCGACGCCGCGGCCGCGCCCAACACCCAGCGCTTCGGCCGAGCCGGCTCGCGCACCGAGTCGATGCCGGTGATCACCGGACGAGCCGTCGTGTAGCTCTTGCCGGTGATGACGCTCGACAGGTCCGGTGGCGCGACCAGCGTCTGGGCGTCCATCAGGCCCGGCGAGGACGGCGTCGGCAGCGAGAGCGGTGCGTCGTGCTCCGAGAGCCCCAGCGCCGAGAGCAACGCCAGGCGCATGCTGTGAGCGTCGGGGAAGCGGTCTGCTTTGTCGAACGCCAACGCGCGATCGACCAGGGACGCGGTCGCGTCGGGGACGCTGGGTAGAACCTCCCCGAGCGATGGTGCCTTGCTGGTGGCGCTCTTGATCAGCTGCTCCTGGACCGTCTCCGCTTCGTGGACGTGACGGCCGGTGAGCAAGTTGAAGATGGTCGCGCCGACGGCCCAGATGTCCGTGCAGGCGTCCACGTCTTCCCAGCGACCGCGGGCCTGCTCCGGCGCCATGAAGGCGGGAGTGCCGAGGAGCGAGCCCGCGCGAGTCGAGCTGCCGTCCGGCGTGAGCTCGCGGAGCCGCGCGATGCCGAAGTCCAAGATCTTCAGCTCGCCACCGCGGGTCAGGAACAGGTTCTCCGGCTTCAGATCGCGGTGGACGACGCCCCGCTCGTGGGCAGCGCCCAGGACGGACAGGACCTGGTTGGCGATGGCCAGGACCTCCGGCGGATCGAGCCGGCCCTTGCGCGTCAGGCGCGCGTCCAGGGTCTCGCCGTCCAGCAGCTCCATCACCAGAAAGGGGGCGCCGTCGTCCGTCACGTCGTCGTCGAGCACCTTCACCGTGCCCGGGTGGTCGACCGCGTTCGCGACGTAGCCCTCGCGCAGGAAGCGCGCCGTCACCTCGGCGTCGATGGCCAGCTCCGGGTGAAGGACCTTGATGGCCACGCGAGACTTGTTGCGATGGGTGGCTGCATACACCGTAGCCATTCCACCCACACCGACGATGCGCTCGAGCCGCCACTTGCCACGGAGCACCGTGCCCAGGCGCGCTTCCGCGCGATCAGTGACGTGGTCGGCCAGGGCCATGGTCTCCATGAGACGTCCGATCAACGGTGTTGGTTCGAACGCTCTTACGGCGGGTCATACGCTACATGGTTCCGGGCTGTTCCGTGCGACCCTTGAAGTAGGTGGTTCTCTCTCCGCGCTCCGCCCACAGCCCGGCACATCCGCGGTGTGGCGAAGGCGCCTACGTAAACATACGCCACCGGACAGTCTCGCACCAAAAACGCGCGGCACGGGAAGGAGGATTCCCCATACCTGGGTAAGATGCCTCGCCATTGGAGGAGCCGTCATGAAGCAGGGGATCAAGCGTCGCGGGTTGTTGATGGGCGTATTGGGTTTGGGTCTCGCGGGCGCATTCTACGCGGGCGTCGCCTACGCGGCGGACCAGCGCCTGGACGACGCCGATGCTGCGGTGGAGAAGGCCATCGCCCTCCTGCAAGCGGCAGAGAACCCCGGCGTGAATCCCCCGTTCGGCGGTCACCGGCAAAAGGCCATCCAGGATCTGAAGAAGGCCCGCGCTCAGATCGCCAAGGCCAAGGCCTACGCCGACAACCCGAAGAACAAGCCCAAGAAGCCGAAGAACTGAGCCCATGCGGGCCGCACTCGTGAGTGCGGCGCTGACCGCGCTCGCGGCTAGCGCCTGCGTGGTGTCCTTCGACGGCTACGAGCTCGGGTCGGGCGGAGGCAGCGCGGGTGCGCCTGCGGGAGGCGCTGGCGGCGGCTCCGGCGGAACCATCACCGCTGGCAGCGGAGGCGCGGCGACCGGTGGCAGCAGCGGCAGCGCGACCGGCGGAAGTGGCGGCGCGACCGGCGGAAGTGGAGGCACGACCGGCGGCGCTGGCGGAGCGACGGGTGGCAGCGGCGGCGCGACCGGCGGCAGCGCCGGCACGACCGGCGGAAGTGGCGGAGCGACGGGTGGCAGCGGCGGCACGACCGGCGGCAGCGGCGGCACGACCGGCGGCAGTGGCGGCACGACCGGCGGCAGCGGCGGCACGACCGGCGGAAGTGGCGGAGCGACGGGCGGCACCGGCGGGGCGACGGGCGGCACTGGCGGCGGACCCACCTGCCCAGGCGGGGGTGGCACCGCTCAGATGCTGGCGATGCCTGGCGGCTGCATCGACAAGACCGAGGTCACTCAGGAGCAGTACTCTGCGTGGCTCGGCGGGAGCCCCTCGACCAGCGGGCAGCCAACCGGGTGCAGCGGCAACACGAGCTTCGTCCCGAGCTGCAACTACAACCCGGTGACCACGGCGAACAAGCCGGTGGTCTGCGTCGACTGGTGCGACGCTTTCGCCTATTGCAAAGCCGCCGGCAAGCGCCTGTGCGGGGCCATCGGCGGCGGCACGGTAGCCCCAGCGTCCAACACCGATCCCGCGAAGAGCCAATGGCACCTCGCCTGCACGCAGAACGGAACCCGGACCTACCCCTACGGATCCATCTTCGACAAGCTCGCCTGCGTCGGTCTGGACAACAACAACTTCATCGCCACGCAGAACGTGGGCAGCGTTCCCACCTGCCAGGGCGGCTACCCGTTGCTCTACGACATGAGCGGCAACGCCGCCGAGTGGGAGGACTCCTGCGAGACGAACGGTGACTGCTACGCCCGGGGCGGGCACTACCTCTCGGTGCCAGCGGATCTGGCCTGCGCTGCGAAGCCGAAGTTCCCTCGCATGTCGCACGACAAGTCGCGCGGGTTCCGCTGCTGTGCGGATTGAGCCTCAGTAGACCGTCAGCGCCTTCTCGATCAGACCCGCGATCTCGTTCAGCTCGGGGTCGGTACCCCCGGGGTTCGCCGCCGCGGCCAGCTGCTTGGCCTTCGCGAGCTCCTGCTTCGCCGTGGACGGGTTCTTCAGCGCCTCGGCGTAGGCGATGATGGCCTTGGCCTTGGCCAGGTACTTGGGCGGGGTGGAGAGCAGCGCGCCGAGCGTCGACTTGGCCGACGTCTCTTGCTTCGCGTGTCCAGTCGGCAGCTGCCAGCGCACGACCACCTCGACCGGATCGGCGCCGTCGAACGCGGACGCAGCGCACGGCGCCACGACCTGGTTGAACACCATGGCATCGTCCGGCGCTAGGTGCTGCGGCTCGATGACCTCGGGGTTCGTCGAGTACTCCTCGCCGTAGAACTTCTGGATGCCCATGTACCAGGGCAAGCGCAGCTCCACGCCCACCGAGCGCGCTGCGATGTCCATGGTCTCGTCGAAGCGCTTGCCGAACATGTTCTTGGCTTCGCTCGTCGTGTCCAGGTACACGTAGGCGCCCCGGCCCGCGTCGGTGACGGTGTTCATCAAGGTGTCGTTCACGCCGGCGCCCACGCCGACGCCGACCAGATAGATGCCGTCGCCGTCGTTCGTGGCGGCGCCGTCGCCGATGATCTTCTCCTGCGTGACGCCCACGTTGGCGATGCCGTCGCTGATCAACACGACCCGGTTGAGCTTGCTCGGGTCGAAGCTCTTCTGCGCCAGGCTGTAGCCCTTGGTGAGCCCGCCGTTCAGGTCCGTGCCGCCACCGGCGGAGAGCGACTTGGCCAATGAGACGACCTTGGCGTCGCTCGGCCCGCTGGCGACGTGCGAGTCCAGCACCACCGCCTGCGCGGTGTTCCAGGTGACCATGCTGACGATGTCGCCGGGCTTCAGCTGCGCCGCGATGGCCAGCACGGCCTCCCGCTGCAACACGATCGGCTCGCCGCCCATCGAGCCCGAGGTGTCGAGGACGAAGGTCAGCACCATCGGGCGCCGTGGCTTCGTCGCCGCGGGAGAGGCCACCCCGATCTGAAGGTCGTAGCTGCCCGGCTCGTCGCCGGCGGCGAGCTCGGACACGATGGAGAGCTTGCCGGCGTCCGCGGCGGGATAGCCGACGTTGTAGTAGTTCAAGAACTCGTAGGTCCTGAGGATGTGGGGCGGGACTTGCTGGCCCGTCGAGAGCAGGCGTCGCGCGATGGTGGGCGACGCCATCGAATTCGAGTCGTCGGAGGACAGGAAGAACACTGCGTCCTCGGTCGGGTCGAGGGCCGCGCACAGGTCCGCGTCGCCGGCGTCGGCGTCGGTTCCCGCGTCCTCGGCTGGGCCGGCGCCCGCGGCGCCGCCGGTGCTGGCGCCGCCGAACCCACCGGTGGCCGCGCCGCCGGAGCCGCTGTAGGCGCCTGCCGCACCGCCGTAGCCGCCGCCGCCGCCGAAGCCCGGGCTCGCGTCAGAGTGCAGACCGCCTCCCATGGACCCGCCAAAGCCGGCGTTGCCGGCCGCGCCCGTC
It encodes the following:
- the cysN gene encoding sulfate adenylyltransferase subunit CysN, whose protein sequence is MNSEEELIQGNIEEYLRRHEQKELLRFVAVGSVDDGKSTLIGRLLHDTHGIYEDQLSAVKRASKQGSDEIDFSLFTDGLKAEREQGITIDVAYRYFSTDKRKFIIADTPGHVQYTRNMATGASTADLAIILIDARLGVLQQSRRHAYIAALLGIPELAVCVNKMDLVGFERGVFEQIRADFASFAEKLGFSGVSFIPVSALAGDNVVSRSERAPWYEGPTLLEHLETVDVTGAVSGAELRFPVQVVIRPDLNYRAFAGQIAAGSVAKGDEILVLPSRKRSRVLAIDSFAGELERASAPMSVSIRLADEIDVSRGDMLVHPSAIPSVGRRLDAMLVWMGERALDPQRSYFLKHTTQYVRAEVERVSHTIDLETLEPVSATHLELNDIGRVTLSCHRPLYSDPYAKSRTTGAFVLIDAITNNTVAAGMILEAGLGEPESERTGPVGRPRSLVSRAERHARLGQSGAAIWLAGLPASGKSSIAYALERVLFDRGKVAVVMDPNDDVTGELGPGGGSPPHAPEVARRLADAGLIGIFAFESPLASDRAQIRALVGALRYFEVHVATPLEVCRARDTHGAYDRAHGTPPFEPPAKPDIVVSAEHDDAEHIASAIAAALEARGIV
- a CDS encoding mechanosensitive ion channel, with translation MPQLASTPWLQDLWQSTIPRLPKLGIALAVLIGGWLIAYAIHKSLYAALRRTTVDDKVAELVGFETGGDRGSRVERAVAKVVYYLLLAFVLVAFFSYLGITAVTAPLLTVLNDVAGAVPNLMKAVVIGLVGFLVATGVRKLLVTLLERIGFEKRMQKLSGEEPDTVRTEEVSEEKLEGKKKKKAKVRPEHPLTNTIGDVAYWFILVVVAIPVLEALKIGALAAPLSSAFATVTTYLPKVAAAVVLLAVGYVLSRVVRTLVSGVLERVGLDKGMARLGFGRVTRDQSLSGILGSIAMAFVLLHFAISAVGRLDIKEISVPLGSMLDRIYVYMPKLLVAAVLMSIGVVVARVTGNVAARLLAAMGFNTLMVHIGLFKHLTAEAKTQEEESKHLVEQRMKGDEGADKEGTDDLLGSHGSAGIHTPADIAGVIVGAVVVLLFTRQVLGTLDLGGLAGLLDRLIAFLPNVLVAAVLVGAGLWAGSWSKKRIDELTKSSSDRLVRSLGVVAHVGIVAFSSMMALQQIGVGRQLIAIAFALLLGAVCLALALAFGLGGRDVAAKILQKEYERHDKRG
- a CDS encoding PEGA domain-containing protein; this encodes MRVVLVVAALALVSPGLAAQTRDATTAEALFAEGREAAKAGDFSRACAKFRESNRLDPAPGTVLNLADCEERLGHLATAWTLFREVTQRVPASDERHALALGRANALEPKLPKLTVVLAPGAPPGTRVLRDGVELGAAALDTALPVDPGTHQLTVEAPGHAPSQRRVSLREGQTERVVLTLGAKAPDEGDNRSATKSSSRRTWGYALGGVGLVGVSVGTITGLMVLGERRRVDDNCDENKRCNADGMDAVDRGRTLGTVSGASFIVGGLALAGGAYLLLSSDKEGPATALRVGPGWVGAVRRF
- a CDS encoding serine/threonine protein kinase, with amino-acid sequence MALADHVTDRAEARLGTVLRGKWRLERIVGVGGMATVYAATHRNKSRVAIKVLHPELAIDAEVTARFLREGYVANAVDHPGTVKVLDDDVTDDGAPFLVMELLDGETLDARLTRKGRLDPPEVLAIANQVLSVLGAAHERGVVHRDLKPENLFLTRGGELKILDFGIARLRELTPDGSSTRAGSLLGTPAFMAPEQARGRWEDVDACTDIWAVGATIFNLLTGRHVHEAETVQEQLIKSATSKAPSLGEVLPSVPDATASLVDRALAFDKADRFPDAHSMRLALLSALGLSEHDAPLSLPTPSSPGLMDAQTLVAPPDLSSVITGKSYTTARPVITGIDSVREPARPKRWVLGAAAASLLLLLGVGALAWRGKTEPIAPTPAGIAPTVTETRIVPLPPPTEPAPTPEVTPEARSPVAAPPASVKKPVAKTPKPAASAAPANTATLVQPKPPSTNPFDKRL
- a CDS encoding SUMF1/EgtB/PvdO family nonheme iron enzyme; the protein is MRAALVSAALTALAASACVVSFDGYELGSGGGSAGAPAGGAGGGSGGTITAGSGGAATGGSSGSATGGSGGATGGSGGTTGGAGGATGGSGGATGGSAGTTGGSGGATGGSGGTTGGSGGTTGGSGGTTGGSGGTTGGSGGATGGTGGATGGTGGGPTCPGGGGTAQMLAMPGGCIDKTEVTQEQYSAWLGGSPSTSGQPTGCSGNTSFVPSCNYNPVTTANKPVVCVDWCDAFAYCKAAGKRLCGAIGGGTVAPASNTDPAKSQWHLACTQNGTRTYPYGSIFDKLACVGLDNNNFIATQNVGSVPTCQGGYPLLYDMSGNAAEWEDSCETNGDCYARGGHYLSVPADLACAAKPKFPRMSHDKSRGFRCCAD
- a CDS encoding VWA domain-containing protein, yielding MRTTLLGAAVLVLLGAALGACSSSDGGDASPTGAAGNAGFGGSMGGGLHSDASPGFGGGGGYGGAAGAYSGSGGAATGGFGGASTGGAAGAGPAEDAGTDADAGDADLCAALDPTEDAVFFLSSDDSNSMASPTIARRLLSTGQQVPPHILRTYEFLNYYNVGYPAADAGKLSIVSELAAGDEPGSYDLQIGVASPAATKPRRPMVLTFVLDTSGSMGGEPIVLQREAVLAIAAQLKPGDIVSMVTWNTAQAVVLDSHVASGPSDAKVVSLAKSLSAGGGTDLNGGLTKGYSLAQKSFDPSKLNRVVLISDGIANVGVTQEKIIGDGAATNDGDGIYLVGVGVGAGVNDTLMNTVTDAGRGAYVYLDTTSEAKNMFGKRFDETMDIAARSVGVELRLPWYMGIQKFYGEEYSTNPEVIEPQHLAPDDAMVFNQVVAPCAASAFDGADPVEVVVRWQLPTGHAKQETSAKSTLGALLSTPPKYLAKAKAIIAYAEALKNPSTAKQELAKAKQLAAAANPGGTDPELNEIAGLIEKALTVY